The proteins below are encoded in one region of Streptomyces ficellus:
- a CDS encoding alanine/glycine:cation symporter family protein encodes MSLDSITTSVDEAVSGFFEPIATWLGEVVFYSVPVGGTELPLIVAWLVVAGLVFTAWFGLVQVRKFKLAVDVVRGKYDEKGSAGEVNHFQALTAAVSGTVGLGNIAGVAVAVSIGGPGATFWMILCGLLGMATKFVEVTLGVKYREVHADGTVSGGPMHYLPKGLADRFGKNGKTLGKILAVLASFFVLFFGLFGGNLFQVNQSYAQLVSVTGGEDGLMGSSAGALFFGILVAALVGIVLLGGIRSIANVTSKLVPAMAGIYIAACLVVILVHVSAVPAAVTTIIEGAFNPQGVAGGVLGALIIGFKRAAFSNEAGLGSAPIAHSAVKTKHPASEGLVALLEPFIDTVVICTMTALTIVIANPASYVELRQGGESIGGVTITSDAFATVLPWFPYILTLAVMLFAISTVLTWGYYCMKAWTHLFGRSKASELTFKVCYTLFAVAGSLLTLQTLIDMADAVLFMLAVINIIGLYLLAPVVKRELNSFLEYVRARNAGEITEDDEDQEPVKTTV; translated from the coding sequence GTGTCACTCGACTCCATCACCACGTCCGTCGACGAAGCCGTCAGCGGATTCTTCGAGCCCATAGCAACCTGGCTCGGGGAAGTCGTCTTCTACTCCGTCCCCGTGGGCGGTACGGAGCTGCCCCTCATCGTCGCCTGGCTCGTCGTCGCGGGTCTGGTCTTCACCGCTTGGTTCGGACTGGTCCAGGTCCGCAAGTTCAAGCTCGCCGTCGACGTGGTGAGAGGAAAGTACGACGAGAAGGGGTCGGCCGGTGAGGTCAACCACTTCCAGGCGCTGACCGCCGCCGTCTCCGGCACGGTCGGTCTCGGCAACATCGCCGGTGTGGCCGTCGCCGTCTCCATCGGCGGCCCCGGCGCCACCTTCTGGATGATCCTCTGCGGACTGCTGGGCATGGCCACCAAGTTCGTCGAGGTCACCCTGGGCGTGAAGTACCGCGAGGTGCACGCCGACGGCACCGTCTCCGGCGGCCCGATGCACTACCTGCCCAAGGGCCTGGCCGACCGCTTCGGCAAGAACGGCAAGACCCTCGGCAAGATCCTCGCGGTCCTCGCCTCCTTCTTCGTGCTGTTCTTCGGCCTCTTCGGCGGCAACCTCTTCCAGGTCAACCAGTCCTACGCGCAGCTCGTCTCCGTCACCGGTGGCGAGGACGGCCTCATGGGCTCGTCGGCCGGTGCCCTGTTCTTCGGCATCCTGGTCGCCGCGCTCGTCGGCATCGTCCTGCTCGGCGGCATCCGCTCGATCGCCAACGTGACCAGCAAGCTCGTCCCCGCCATGGCCGGTATCTACATCGCCGCCTGCCTGGTCGTCATCCTGGTCCACGTCAGCGCCGTCCCGGCCGCCGTCACCACGATCATCGAGGGCGCCTTCAACCCGCAGGGCGTCGCCGGCGGTGTCCTCGGCGCGCTGATCATCGGCTTCAAGCGGGCCGCGTTCTCCAACGAGGCCGGTCTCGGCTCCGCCCCGATCGCCCACTCCGCGGTGAAGACGAAGCACCCCGCCAGCGAGGGCCTGGTCGCCCTGCTGGAGCCGTTCATCGACACCGTCGTCATCTGCACGATGACCGCGCTGACCATCGTCATCGCCAACCCGGCCAGCTATGTCGAGCTCCGTCAGGGCGGTGAGTCCATCGGCGGCGTCACCATCACCTCGGACGCCTTCGCCACCGTGCTGCCCTGGTTCCCGTACATCCTCACTCTCGCCGTGATGCTGTTCGCCATCTCCACGGTGCTGACCTGGGGCTACTACTGCATGAAGGCCTGGACGCACCTCTTCGGCCGCAGCAAGGCCAGCGAACTGACCTTCAAGGTCTGCTACACGCTCTTCGCGGTCGCGGGCTCCCTGCTGACGCTCCAGACCCTGATCGACATGGCCGACGCGGTGCTCTTCATGCTCGCCGTCATCAACATCATCGGCCTGTACCTCCTCGCCCCGGTCGTCAAGCGCGAACTGAACTCCTTCCTCGAGTACGTCCGCGCCCGCAACGCCGGTGAGATCACCGAGGACGACGAAGACCAGGAGCCGGTGAAGACCACCGTCTGA
- the nhaA gene encoding Na+/H+ antiporter NhaA, producing MAAAPRERSPFLGLLPLPERNAVVQALRTETVGGLVLLAAAVVALIWANTPWSGVYEQIRDFHFGIPALGLDLSVEHWTADGLLAVFFLVAGIELKRELVVGELRTPATAALPVVAALCGMIVPAAVYAATVTAGGGSLEGWAVPMATDIAFALAVLAVLSTHLPASLRAFLLTLAVVDDLGAILIIAIFFTSDLNFVALGGAFAGLALFYVLQRFRVRGWWWYVPLGVVTWALMYNGGVHATVAGVAIGLILRTTRDRDETASPAERTSHLLHPVSAGVVVPLFALFAAGVGVSGAALGEVFTRPEPLGVVLGLVLGKTLGIFAGTYLAARFTKAKLNPELAWADVFALAVLAGIGFTVALLIGELAFPDPAASERIKAAVLIGSLLAAGLAALLIKRRNGIYRRMYEEENRDDDHDGIPDIYQRADTLGR from the coding sequence ATGGCTGCCGCCCCTCGCGAGCGTTCCCCCTTCCTCGGTCTGCTCCCCCTCCCGGAGCGCAACGCCGTGGTCCAGGCCCTGAGGACGGAGACCGTCGGCGGGCTGGTCCTCCTCGCCGCCGCAGTCGTGGCGCTCATCTGGGCGAACACCCCCTGGAGCGGGGTCTACGAGCAGATACGGGACTTCCACTTCGGCATACCCGCCCTCGGCCTGGACCTCTCGGTCGAGCACTGGACCGCCGACGGGTTGCTGGCCGTCTTCTTCCTGGTCGCCGGCATCGAGCTCAAGCGAGAACTGGTCGTCGGAGAGCTCCGCACCCCCGCCACCGCCGCTCTCCCGGTCGTCGCCGCCCTGTGCGGCATGATCGTGCCGGCCGCGGTCTACGCCGCCACGGTCACCGCCGGTGGAGGCAGCCTCGAGGGCTGGGCCGTGCCGATGGCCACCGACATCGCCTTCGCGCTCGCCGTCCTCGCCGTGCTCAGCACCCATCTGCCCGCCTCGCTGAGGGCCTTCCTGCTCACTCTCGCCGTCGTCGACGATCTCGGCGCGATCCTGATCATCGCGATCTTCTTCACCAGCGACCTGAACTTCGTCGCCCTCGGTGGGGCCTTCGCCGGCCTGGCCCTCTTCTACGTCCTCCAGCGCTTCCGCGTACGCGGCTGGTGGTGGTACGTGCCGCTCGGCGTCGTCACCTGGGCCCTGATGTACAACGGCGGCGTCCACGCCACCGTCGCCGGCGTCGCCATCGGCCTGATCCTGCGCACCACCCGCGACCGGGACGAGACCGCGTCCCCCGCCGAGCGGACCTCCCACCTGCTCCACCCGGTCTCCGCGGGCGTCGTGGTCCCCCTGTTCGCGCTCTTCGCCGCCGGCGTCGGCGTCTCGGGCGCCGCCCTGGGAGAGGTCTTCACTCGCCCCGAACCGCTGGGCGTCGTGCTGGGCCTCGTCCTCGGCAAGACCCTCGGCATCTTCGCAGGCACCTACCTCGCCGCCCGCTTCACCAAGGCGAAGCTGAACCCCGAACTGGCCTGGGCGGACGTCTTCGCACTCGCGGTACTGGCCGGAATCGGCTTCACCGTCGCCCTGCTCATCGGGGAGCTGGCCTTCCCCGACCCTGCCGCGTCCGAGCGCATCAAAGCCGCGGTCCTGATCGGCTCCCTCCTCGCCGCCGGCCTGGCCGCCCTCCTCATCAAGCGGCGCAACGGCATCTACCGCCGCATGTACGAGGAGGAGAACCGCGACGACGACCACGACGGCATCCCCGACATCTACCAGCGAGCCGACACCCTCGGGCGTTGA
- a CDS encoding CBS domain-containing protein, with amino-acid sequence MTASPHTVADVMTHTAVAVGGRASYKEIVELMNQWKVSALPVLAGEGRVIGVVSEADLLPKEEYRVDDGILRDRPIADTAKAGAVYAEDLMSSPAVTVHADATIAEAARIMARRHVKRLPVVDSLGLLEGVVSRGDLLKVFLRSDEDMASEIRSTVLPDLPAAARVDVAVEDGVVTLRGELRDRALLPLLARAIRAVEGVVDIRVDLRSPEVVAR; translated from the coding sequence ATGACCGCGTCACCCCACACCGTGGCCGACGTCATGACCCACACCGCCGTGGCGGTGGGCGGCCGGGCGTCGTACAAGGAGATCGTCGAGCTGATGAACCAGTGGAAGGTCAGCGCCCTGCCCGTGCTGGCGGGCGAAGGCCGTGTCATCGGAGTGGTGTCGGAAGCCGACCTGCTGCCCAAGGAGGAGTACCGCGTCGACGACGGGATCCTGCGCGACCGGCCCATCGCCGACACTGCCAAGGCCGGCGCGGTGTACGCGGAGGACCTCATGTCGAGCCCCGCCGTCACCGTCCACGCGGACGCCACCATCGCCGAAGCCGCCCGGATCATGGCGAGGCGGCACGTCAAGCGCCTGCCCGTGGTGGACAGCCTCGGCCTTCTGGAGGGTGTCGTCAGCAGGGGCGACCTGCTGAAGGTCTTCCTGCGGTCCGACGAGGACATGGCGTCCGAGATCCGCAGCACCGTCCTCCCGGACCTGCCGGCCGCGGCTCGGGTGGACGTGGCGGTCGAGGACGGTGTGGTGACGTTGCGCGGCGAGCTGCGGGACCGGGCGCTGCTGCCGCTGCTGGCCAGGGCGATCAGGGCCGTGGAAGGAGTCGTGGACATCCGGGTCGACCTGCGCAGTCCAGAGGTGGTCGCGCGCTGA
- a CDS encoding flavodoxin domain-containing protein — translation MPRKVLVTYGTKNGSTAEIADFIASVLRDEGLEAETRPPSEVTDVASYDAVVIGGALYMGRWHRDARRFARQHRQALRERPVWLFSSGPLDPSASEREIPPVPGARRAQRRIDARDHVTFGGRLQAGAKGRMAKAILDEDRGGDFRDLPRVAEWAAGVATGIRAPEEG, via the coding sequence GTGCCCAGGAAGGTACTGGTCACCTATGGGACCAAGAACGGTTCGACCGCCGAGATCGCCGACTTCATCGCCTCCGTCCTGCGGGACGAGGGGCTGGAGGCGGAGACCCGGCCACCGTCGGAGGTGACCGACGTCGCGTCCTACGACGCGGTCGTGATCGGCGGAGCGCTCTACATGGGCCGCTGGCACCGGGACGCCAGGCGCTTCGCCCGGCAGCACCGCCAGGCGCTGCGGGAACGGCCGGTCTGGCTCTTCAGCAGCGGCCCGCTGGACCCTTCGGCCTCGGAGCGGGAGATCCCCCCCGTCCCGGGCGCCCGGCGGGCACAGCGTCGCATCGACGCGCGTGATCACGTCACCTTCGGCGGTCGGCTCCAGGCCGGAGCAAAGGGCCGCATGGCCAAGGCGATCCTCGACGAGGACCGTGGCGGTGACTTTCGTGACTTGCCCCGCGTCGCGGAGTGGGCCGCCGGCGTGGCCACCGGGATCAGGGCCCCGGAAGAGGGATGA
- a CDS encoding universal stress protein, which produces MSDTSGTNKKVVETMWLPLVVGVDGSASSLRALDWAVDEAARLALPLKIVHATMTDDREPACGLEIGAETPCGQDIAQHVIDAARERARTHRPDLKVTAELVCGDAVTALLNAGRNASALVTGARGRGELKDLLLGSVSLVVAARAQCPVVVVRDGDLPSADRYEQILLGVADAESSSAAVRFAFEVAAARGCALDAVMAWHRPPRTSISKLLDLPRHEDQQAPRTRVLLDEALKQSAGEFPSVDVHRIVEEGSARDVLLKHSEATDLLVVGAQRRLNRSGLHLGRVNHALLHYAACPVALVPQWN; this is translated from the coding sequence TTGAGTGACACGTCCGGTACCAACAAGAAGGTGGTGGAGACCATGTGGTTGCCCCTCGTTGTTGGAGTGGACGGATCTGCCTCCAGCCTTCGCGCGCTGGACTGGGCGGTGGATGAAGCAGCCCGGTTGGCCCTGCCCCTGAAGATCGTGCATGCGACGATGACGGACGACAGGGAACCCGCGTGCGGCCTGGAGATCGGTGCGGAGACTCCCTGTGGGCAGGACATCGCGCAGCACGTGATCGACGCTGCTCGGGAGCGGGCTCGGACGCACAGGCCGGATCTGAAGGTGACCGCCGAACTCGTGTGCGGCGACGCCGTCACCGCCCTGTTGAACGCCGGACGCAACGCTTCGGCACTGGTCACCGGGGCACGAGGCCGTGGTGAGCTGAAGGATCTTCTGCTGGGTTCCGTCAGCCTGGTCGTCGCTGCCCGTGCACAGTGCCCCGTGGTGGTCGTCCGGGACGGCGACCTGCCTTCCGCGGACCGGTACGAACAGATTCTGCTCGGTGTCGCGGATGCCGAAAGCAGCTCGGCAGCGGTGCGCTTCGCCTTCGAAGTCGCGGCGGCCCGCGGCTGCGCCCTCGATGCGGTGATGGCTTGGCACCGTCCCCCACGGACGTCCATCAGCAAGCTCCTCGACCTCCCGCGCCACGAGGACCAGCAAGCGCCCCGTACGAGGGTCCTGCTGGATGAGGCACTGAAGCAGTCCGCCGGCGAATTCCCGTCGGTCGACGTCCACCGCATCGTGGAGGAGGGGTCGGCCCGAGACGTCCTCCTCAAGCACTCGGAAGCAACCGACCTGCTGGTCGTCGGAGCCCAGCGCAGGCTCAACCGCAGCGGTCTGCACCTCGGCCGGGTGAACCACGCGCTGCTGCACTATGCCGCCTGCCCGGTGGCACTCGTACCGCAGTGGAACTGA
- a CDS encoding cation-translocating P-type ATPase, whose translation MTHLSAPGAPATISPDPREPLSLLRRELGTGAEGLSGREADRRLTVHGPNEVQVKERTSISRELVQQLAHPLALLLWAAAALAFVAGIEVLGWAIIVVILVNAAFALLQERQAERAVETLARYVPEHAEVIRNGHQQTVEARTLVPGDLLLLEEGNKVPADARLTQGAIETDLSMLTGESAPAERVTGPAVQGLPLLQEPDLVFSGTTCTGGQAQAVVYATGNCTELGRIAALSQRTRREQSPLEQQVKRVAWLIAAAAVAMGAVFLVTGVAVGLPLTDALMFAIGLLVANVPEGLLPIITLALAVGVRSLARRGAVVKRLSAVETLGSTNVICTDKTGTLTQNKMRLQSLWTPGHGSEGGPWVKELARAAADCTTVTRDAEGRLRGDPTEIALVAGAAGLDVCPDLDARHAQRRTVYRFDPRLRMMSVVHPPDSEGDHLLLITKGAPEAILARTVTDPGMPADLTVREARAAADDMARHGMRVLAVATRELAPDALPGRREDAEAGLRLMGLVGLYDSPRPEVAAAVRRCHEAGVRVHIVTGDNGATAAAVAREVGIGEPALRVVPEAETVSDPELDELLASNSDTEIVFARSSPETKLKVADALRHHGQVVAMTGDGVNDAPALHRAHIGVAMGRSGTDVAREAATMVLTDDNFATIVTAIEAGRRVYDNVRKFIVYIFAHLTPEVVPFAVFALSGGAIPLPLTVLQILAIDLGTETLPALALGRERAEPGAMTRPPRKRSQGVISRDMLIRSWGYLGVVSAALAMSAFFYVLWRAGWQPGDPTGPGSALHDAYVTATTATFAGIVTCQIGTAFAARTDHASLREIGLLTNPLLLAGIAFEVVFTAILIYFPPVQGLFGTEALPLDVVLIILTFPVLVWGTDELRRHVRRRSGT comes from the coding sequence ATGACGCACCTGTCCGCTCCCGGAGCGCCGGCGACGATCAGCCCGGACCCGCGCGAACCGCTGTCCCTGCTCCGCCGTGAACTCGGCACCGGAGCCGAAGGCTTGTCAGGTCGAGAGGCGGACCGACGACTGACCGTGCACGGGCCCAACGAGGTCCAGGTGAAGGAGCGGACTTCCATAAGCCGGGAGCTGGTTCAGCAACTGGCGCACCCGCTCGCCCTCCTGCTCTGGGCCGCCGCAGCCCTCGCCTTCGTAGCCGGCATCGAGGTCCTCGGGTGGGCCATCATCGTGGTGATCCTGGTGAACGCGGCCTTCGCGCTGCTGCAGGAGCGGCAAGCCGAGCGCGCCGTGGAGACTCTCGCTCGGTACGTGCCCGAGCACGCGGAGGTCATCCGCAACGGCCATCAGCAGACCGTCGAAGCACGCACACTCGTGCCGGGAGACCTGCTGCTCCTCGAGGAAGGCAACAAGGTCCCTGCCGATGCCCGGCTGACTCAGGGTGCGATCGAGACCGACCTCTCCATGCTGACGGGGGAGTCCGCACCGGCCGAGCGCGTGACCGGCCCCGCGGTGCAGGGACTACCGCTGCTCCAGGAACCCGATCTGGTGTTCAGCGGGACGACCTGCACGGGTGGCCAAGCGCAAGCCGTCGTCTACGCCACGGGGAACTGTACGGAGCTTGGTCGCATCGCAGCGCTCAGCCAGCGCACGCGCCGGGAGCAGAGCCCACTGGAGCAGCAGGTCAAAAGAGTTGCCTGGCTCATCGCCGCGGCAGCAGTCGCCATGGGGGCGGTGTTCCTGGTAACCGGTGTGGCGGTGGGGCTGCCGCTCACCGACGCCCTGATGTTCGCCATCGGACTCCTTGTCGCCAACGTCCCCGAAGGTCTGCTGCCCATCATCACCCTCGCTCTCGCCGTGGGGGTCAGATCGCTGGCGCGCCGAGGCGCGGTGGTCAAGAGGCTCAGCGCGGTGGAAACACTCGGCTCCACCAACGTCATCTGCACCGACAAGACCGGAACGCTGACACAGAACAAGATGCGGCTCCAGAGCCTGTGGACCCCCGGACACGGAAGTGAGGGAGGTCCGTGGGTCAAGGAACTGGCCCGCGCAGCGGCGGACTGTACGACGGTGACCCGCGATGCCGAAGGACGACTGCGCGGTGATCCGACGGAGATCGCGTTGGTTGCCGGTGCGGCCGGGCTCGATGTCTGCCCTGACCTTGACGCAAGACACGCACAGCGGCGAACCGTGTACCGGTTCGATCCCCGCCTCCGGATGATGTCCGTCGTTCACCCGCCCGACAGTGAGGGCGACCACCTGCTACTCATCACCAAGGGAGCACCGGAAGCGATCCTGGCCCGTACGGTCACCGACCCGGGCATGCCGGCCGACCTGACCGTTCGGGAAGCTCGGGCCGCGGCCGACGACATGGCACGACACGGCATGCGCGTCCTGGCCGTCGCGACGCGCGAGCTCGCGCCGGACGCGCTTCCGGGCCGCCGTGAGGACGCCGAAGCCGGCCTCCGTCTCATGGGCTTGGTCGGCCTCTACGATTCGCCACGACCCGAAGTGGCCGCTGCGGTACGGCGATGCCACGAAGCAGGCGTCCGGGTACACATCGTGACCGGCGACAACGGAGCCACCGCCGCCGCCGTCGCGCGGGAAGTCGGCATCGGCGAACCCGCGCTACGCGTGGTCCCGGAGGCGGAGACGGTCAGCGACCCGGAACTCGACGAACTGCTCGCATCCAACAGTGACACGGAGATTGTCTTCGCCCGTTCGTCCCCCGAAACCAAGCTCAAGGTCGCGGATGCCTTGCGCCACCACGGACAGGTCGTCGCGATGACCGGGGACGGCGTCAACGACGCTCCCGCACTGCATCGCGCCCACATCGGCGTAGCCATGGGCCGATCCGGAACCGACGTCGCCCGTGAGGCCGCCACCATGGTGCTCACCGATGACAACTTCGCCACGATCGTCACCGCGATCGAAGCGGGCCGCCGGGTCTACGACAACGTCCGAAAGTTCATCGTCTACATCTTCGCCCACCTGACCCCCGAGGTAGTGCCCTTCGCGGTCTTCGCCCTCTCCGGCGGCGCCATTCCGCTTCCGCTGACCGTTCTCCAGATCCTCGCCATCGACCTGGGGACCGAGACCCTCCCGGCCCTGGCCCTGGGCCGGGAACGCGCCGAGCCCGGGGCCATGACACGCCCGCCGAGGAAGCGCTCCCAAGGCGTGATCTCCCGCGACATGCTGATCCGTAGCTGGGGCTACCTCGGCGTGGTCTCCGCCGCCCTGGCCATGTCCGCCTTCTTCTACGTCTTGTGGCGGGCCGGCTGGCAGCCGGGAGACCCCACCGGACCGGGCAGCGCTTTGCACGACGCCTATGTCACGGCCACCACCGCCACGTTCGCCGGCATCGTGACGTGCCAGATCGGTACTGCCTTCGCCGCCCGGACCGACCATGCCTCTCTCCGCGAGATCGGCCTCCTGACCAACCCGCTGTTGCTGGCCGGCATCGCCTTCGAGGTCGTCTTCACCGCCATCCTGATCTACTTCCCGCCCGTCCAGGGCCTCTTCGGCACCGAGGCCCTGCCCCTCGACGTGGTGCTGATCATCTTGACGTTCCCCGTTCTCGTGTGGGGTACGGACGAACTGCGCCGACACGTCCGGCGGCGGTCGGGGACGTGA
- a CDS encoding PucR family transcriptional regulator yields MAEQGGVEQYLEGYARILVGVCATGRRLNRDEREALRGQGERAAEAGIGLRLMVRAHLAAAQNVRAELRGAVADHLLSAVEQAVDAFAEGHERAQRLAIRQQEAARREFVDDLLHGRSDVGRLAERAERFGLLLSHAHAVAVAQGPEPYDDGYAVTRSVESSLAARFGDRRILLTTKNGRLICIAPGDQSDVLAFFAKQAHAATDGGRVAIGRAHPGVGGVVHSYEEALNALDLAERMNLEDPVLRAADLLVYPVLTRDRQAMADLVRTVLGPLKQARGGAQPLIDTLTAYFDTGCVAAEAARQLSLSVRAMTYRLERIHRLTGADPGNPVDRYTLQTAVVGARLLDWPEQDL; encoded by the coding sequence ATGGCCGAGCAGGGTGGAGTCGAGCAGTATCTGGAGGGGTATGCCCGGATACTGGTCGGGGTCTGCGCCACCGGCCGGCGGCTGAACCGGGACGAGCGGGAAGCGCTGCGCGGGCAGGGCGAACGGGCCGCGGAGGCCGGCATCGGGCTCCGTCTCATGGTGCGCGCACACCTCGCCGCCGCCCAGAACGTACGGGCGGAGCTGCGTGGCGCCGTCGCCGACCACCTGCTGTCGGCGGTGGAGCAGGCGGTAGACGCCTTCGCCGAAGGCCACGAGCGGGCGCAGCGGCTCGCGATCCGCCAGCAGGAGGCGGCCCGCCGGGAGTTCGTCGACGACCTGCTCCATGGGCGCAGTGACGTGGGCCGTCTCGCCGAACGGGCGGAGCGGTTCGGCCTGTTGCTGTCACACGCCCACGCGGTGGCGGTGGCACAGGGCCCGGAGCCGTACGACGACGGCTATGCCGTCACCCGCAGCGTGGAGTCGTCCCTCGCGGCGCGTTTCGGGGACCGCCGCATCCTGCTGACCACGAAGAACGGCCGGCTCATCTGCATCGCGCCGGGCGACCAGTCGGACGTCCTGGCCTTCTTCGCCAAGCAGGCGCACGCCGCCACCGACGGCGGCCGGGTGGCCATCGGCCGGGCCCATCCCGGAGTCGGTGGGGTCGTCCACTCCTACGAGGAGGCGCTCAACGCCCTGGACCTGGCGGAGCGCATGAACCTGGAGGACCCGGTGCTCCGCGCCGCCGACCTCCTGGTGTACCCGGTGCTCACCCGCGACCGGCAGGCCATGGCCGACCTGGTGCGCACGGTGCTCGGCCCGCTGAAGCAGGCCCGCGGCGGCGCCCAGCCACTGATCGACACCCTCACCGCGTACTTCGACACCGGCTGCGTGGCGGCCGAGGCGGCCCGGCAGCTGTCCTTGAGCGTGCGGGCGATGACGTACCGGCTGGAGCGGATCCACCGGCTGACGGGCGCCGATCCCGGCAACCCCGTCGACCGCTACACGCTCCAGACCGCGGTCGTCGGCGCCCGGCTGCTGGACTGGCCGGAACAGGATCTCTGA